In Desulfosudis oleivorans Hxd3, the DNA window ATTCACAGAGACGAGGCCGGCCAGAACCACTACTCCCTGCCTCCCTTTTTCCCCGGCATTGTAGAATTTCAGACCATGCGCGGGGCTGAAAACCAGCGGGAAAAAGAGATGGCGCATGCCGTCAAAAACATGATGGACTACCTGGACGAGGTGGGAAAAGAGCTGTTTGAAAAACCGGAGGTGGCCAACAAGGTGCTGCCCGCGGCCCTGCGCACTTTGCCCGTGGAAACACAGATATCTACCGATCCCACGGTGATGCCCTTTGAGCAGGTCAGCGCCATGATCGACGGTGAGACCTCCTTTGCCGCGGTCTTCTGCCACTGCCGGCAGCAGGCCAAGCTCACAGGCAATCCCTGTAAAATAGAAAACGTGCCGGAGCGCACCTGCTTTTATTTCGGAGCCGTGGCCGACTTCATGGTGGAGCGGCGCTTTGCCCGGCGCGTGTCAAAAGAGGAGTGCCTCGAGATTCTAAAACAATGCGAGGCCGCCGGCCTGGTGCACAACATCAACAACTACCTGGGCCGGTCCCTGGTGCTGTGCAACTGCTGTTCCTGCTGCTGTGATTTTCTGGCACGAATGAAAAAATACCGGGGCCTGCAAAGCGTGGCCCGGTCCAACTTTGTGGCGCGCGTAAACCCGGACAACTGCACCGGGTGCGGCACCTGCGTGGAGCATTGCCAGATGGAGGCCCTGACCCTGGATAACGACATGGTTGTGCTTCAGGAAAGCTGGTGCATTGGATGCGGCAACTGCGCGGGGGCCTGCCCTTCGGAAGCCCTGGTCATGGTCCGCCACTCGACCACGAAACCCATCGAGTTTAACTTCCCCTTCCCCGGCCTGGGGCTGTAGCGACAGGATCTGTACTTTTCTTGACGGCAAGAAAAGTACCAAAAGAACCGGCCCTGCGGCTTGGCCTTTGGCTCCCCTCGCGCAAACGGTTTTTTCAGCGCGGGCAGGAACTCGTTCGCCTACGGCGAACTCAAACAGCCTGCCCGCTTCATCTGAAAAAACCGCCCTCGCTCGGCTGCGCCGCAACGGGCAAGAGGGTCGGCCATTAATCTTCCAGCGGGACGTACCTGTTCAGGCTTCCGCTACACGGGCCCGAAGAAGAGCGTTCGGCAGCATTTTATCCGTCCTGCAACGCGGAGAGAAAACACCCTCCCCCGCCACCACCACCTGCGGCAACGGCGGCGGCACCAGACTCATAGGCGCCCATGTCAACGGTCCTGTTGACGATGCGGGGATTGCCGTCCAGATCAGTCGATACAAGCCCCGGTGCCTCGTTATCCCCCGCGTCCACGCAGGGAGAATCGGCCTGAAGGTGAAGATCACCCAGATCATCATCCTCTGTGTGCCACGCTTCGTCCGGTCCTGGATCAGGGGGCTGGACAAACAGAGGGGCTTCAGCGATATTACCACCCTTATCAACGCCAAAGGAATCGTCCCAGACGCCATTGTCGTCAAACGCGCCCTGGATATTGGAGTAACTTATCAGGGCAGTGGAGTCATCGTCATTAGTTATCCCTGACCAGAATATACAATTCACCAGTGTCGGCGATGATCCAATAAAGTTAAACATTTCACTAGAACAACCCACTGTACAGTTCGTAAAAACAGGATTGGAACCCATCCAATTAGCTATTGCTCCCCCGCCAGGGCCATATGAAGGAAGTATAATAAAAAAAGGTCTTGTTCTGTCGTGGTTAAAAATACAGTTCACCAGTTGCGGCGAACTTTTATTGTTTGCAATCCCTCCACCAGAATAAGCCGCCCAATTACCTGTAAAAATGCAATTGATAATTCGCGGAGAAGAATTTTCGTTATTACACAGACCGCCACCGGAACCCATGGGTATATAAGGGATATCGCTAATCATTTCTCCGGCAACATTACGTTCAAAAATACAAGCATCCAAAATCGGAGAGGCTTCCTCATTATCCATCGCGCCACCCCAGAAAATAGCAATATTCTCATAAAATGTGCATTTTAAAAAAATGGGAGAAGACGACTGGTTGCATACAGCACCACCATAGTATGCATGATTCATTGTAAATACGCAGTTTGTTATTTTTGGTGATGATGCATGATTGTACATACCGCCGCCAGAGTTGTGATTCTTAGGATCTGATGTATATGATGTGTATGCAAATCCTCCGGTAACCCGAAAACCATCCAGGACGGCTGTTTTATTCAAGTGAAGTCTTTCAGGATGGTAAAACACATGGAAACAGTTATGTAATGAGTTCTGCCCATCGGTTTCACCACTCAATATGGTCTCATTCTTCTCCCAGTCCCGCTCATCCAAAGTCTTCTCACCCCCGGCAAACCCGCCGTAAAGGGCCACGTTGTTTTTCAAAGAAAAATGGTTGTAACGGCGCGCATCTTCCTCCGGGTCCATTTCGTCATCGGCGATATTGGGATGGGCCGAGGGTTTATAGGTGCCGGCCGCCACCCAGATTTCATCACCGGCGACGGCGGCTTCCAGGGCCGGGTCCAGGAAGGTGTATGCATTCTCCCACGAGGCGCCGTTATTTTTTCCTGTGGCATCGGCATCCACGTAAAGAACATCAGCAAAAGCACTTCCTGTAAACAGCACAGCCATTACAACAGACAACCAGACAACAGCAAGCAGCGTGCGGAGCGTTTTCATCGCGCAGTCCCTCGTTCTGAATGTAAATGGGTCTGGAAATTTTTATCGAAGATAGCACAAAAAAGAAAAAGCCGAAATAAGCATCTGTTTTTCTGTACACTGTCTGGGAAAAGTATCAGCGGCCGGGAATGTTTTAATGCTCCTTCGTGTTCTTCCAAATCTTCGCGACCTTTGTGTTGAAGCACCCTGTCGACCCAATCGGCCGGCCGGTTTTTAACACAAAGACCACGAAGGAAACGAAGCGCGCGAAGATCAAAGAAGGTTAATGCCGCACTTTATCGATACCGAGTACGAGGAAAAGTAAAAAAGATGATACATGACGTTTTTAAACGGGCGTTCTGGTGAAATGGAATTGAAGCCGGACAAAGGCTTCATTTGCAGGTTGCGCGGCGAGTTTTGTCTACATCCGCATCCGCTGTTTATAAAGCCGCAGGCTGTTGGAGACCACGGAGATACTGCTGGCCGCCATGGCCAGGGCCGCCAGCATGGGATGCAGCTGCCGCAGCAGACCGGGAAGGGATTCAAAGGGATACAGCACGCCGGCAGCCACGGGAATCAGGATCACGTTGTAGCCAAAGGCCCAGAACAGGTTCTGCCGGATGGTGCGCAGGGTCTGCCGGCCAATGGACAGGGCCCGGCCCACCCCCTCCAGGTTGCCGGAGGAAAGAACAATATCGGCGGTTTCAATGGCCACGTCCGTGCCGGTGCCGATGGCAATGCCCACATCCGCTTTTGCCAGTGCCGGCGCGTCATTGATGCCGTCCCCCACCATGGCCACGCGGCTTCCTTTCTTCTGAAGGTCTGCAATGGCCGTTGCTTTTTCTTCAGGTTTTACGTCGGCCATCACCTGATCAATGCCGGCCTGAGCCGCGATTTTTTCAGCGGTTTCCCGGTTGTCGCCGGTGAGCATCACCACGTGCATGCCCATCTCCTTAAGCTGCTGCACCGCGCCGGCCGATTCAGTTTTGAGTCTGTCGGCCACGCCGATCAGCCCCATGGGACGGTCATCAATAAACACCGCCATCACGGTCTTGCCCTGTGACCTTAATTTTTCCATGTCGGATTTAAGGCCACCCAGGTCCATACCCAGGCCTTCAAACCACCCGGGCTTGCCCACCTTCACGTTCCGGCCCTCCACCCGGGCAGACACCCCCATGCCGCTGACCGACTGAAAGTCCTTCATTTCCGGCAACTCCAGAAACCGGTCCCGGGCCGCGGAGACCACGGCCTTTCCCACCGGATGTTCTGACCCGGTCTCCACGGCCGCGGCCAAGGCAAGAAACCGGTTTTCGGTATCGCAACAGGTCTTGTTGAAAAGGACGTCCACCACCACGGGCCGGCCTTCGGTCAGGGTGCCGGTCTTGTCCAGCACCACGGTGTCGAGGCGTGCCGATGTTTCAATGGCCTCGCCCCGGCGAAAGAGAATGCCGGTTTCCGCGGCCCGGCCGGTGCCGGCCATGATGGCCGTGGGCGTGGCAAGACCCAGGGCGCAGGGGCAGGCAATCACCAGCACCGCCACCAGCCGGATCATGGCAGGCACGAACTCGCCTGTCGTGGCCCACCAGACGCCAAAGGTCACAAACGCGATCCCTATTACCGCCGGCACAAACACCGCCGCCACCCGGTCGGCCATGGCCTGAATGGGGGCCCGTCCGGCCTGGGCCTCCTGGACCACGCGAATGATCTGGGCCAGCACGGTCCGGCTTCCCACGGCTGTTGCCTCAAAGTGAAGCACACCGTCGTTGTTGATGGTGCCGCCCACCACCTTGTTGCCCGGCGCTTTTTCCACGGGAATGGGTTCGCCGGTGAGCATGGACTCGTCCACCGAAGATCGTCCATCCCTGACCACGCCGTCGGCCGGAATGCGTTCGCCCGGCCGCACCACCACCAGGTCTCCGACGACCACGTCCCCGATATCAACAGGGGTTTCGACCCCGTTTTTGAGCACAATGGCGGTTCTGGGCCGCAGGCCGATCAGTTTTTTAATGGCGCCGCTGGTGCGGCCCTTGGTCCGGACCTCCAGCAGTTTTCCCAGTTTGATCAGGGTGATAATCACGGCCGCGGTTTCAAAATAGACATGGTCCCCCAGTACCGGAAAAATAAGCAGTGCTGTGGAATAAAAATAGGCCACCGACGATCCCATGGCCACCAGCACATCCATGTTGGCGCTTCTGTTCTTCAGGCTTTTCAGCCCGCCGGTGTAATAATCCCACCCGGTGTAAAACTGGACCGGCGTGGCCAGGGCCAGAAAGAGCCAGTTCATCAGGGGATGGTGGCTCCAGGCGCCCAGCAGGCCGAAATCCCGGCCCATGGAAAGCACAAACAGAGGGATGGTGAAAATCGCGCCCACCACCAGGTGCCGGGTCTGAAGTGCGATGGCCGCCTCCCGTGCCGCCTGTTCCCGGTCGTCTCCCTCCTCGCCTTCGGTGACCGGCAGGGCCCCGTAGCCGGCCTTTTCGATGGCGGCCACAATTCCCTCCAGAGAAAGGACGTCCGGATCGTAGGTCACCGCAACCCGCTCGGTGGCAAAATTCACCGACGCGCTGGCCACGCCGGCGGTCTTTTTGTTCAAGGCCCGTTCAATGTTGGCCGCGCAGTTGGCGCAGGTCATGCCGGTGACGGCAAGGGTGGTGGTTTTTTCGGTCATGGGTCTTTTCCGGTTCCCGGAATCCGGCTCACGCGGCCGGGTAGTTGATCTCTTTCAGCACGGCCCTTATTCCATCCAGGGTGGCGGGCGGGGCCCAGTCAACGGTAATGGTCTTTGCCTCCGGGTCGCCCTGAACCCGGGCAACGCCTTCGATCTCACCCAGCTCACGGCTGATGGTCATCACGCAGTGGCCGCAGGTAATATTGGGAATGTTTAATGTTGTTGTTTCCATAACAGCACCTCCGTTATTTTTCAACGGCCTGTTCGGTCTTCTCGATCTGGCCGGCTTCCACTTTTTTGTCTGTCACCTGACAGGCATTTCGCATTCAGGTGGAAATGCCCATTTTGGGCAAAATCACCAGCTGCATGAGAAAATAAACAGCGATAATGCCTCCAAAAATCAATATCTCTTTCATCTCTGCTCCTTTTTTATGTGTGTTCATCCGGTTGTCGGTTATAAAAAGATAAGATCAGTTTAACATAAAGCAACTGTTTACAAAAACAGGGGAAGCCGGCCCTCTTTTTTTTACCCTCTCCGAACCGTCCCTGCCGCCATGGTTCAATCCACCCCTCGTCTTCGCCAGCCTCCTCGTCATCGCCCGGCTTGCCGGAGAATGACGGGTACGGAATAAATGACGAAAAAGCAAATCACACGTTGCTTTTTGAGACCGTTTTTTTTATTTTATGGTAATGTTTTTGACACTCTATCGGGAACAAAGGGGGCACTATGGACGATGGTCGCAACGAAAAAAATTCAGAAGAACGCTTGAAAATGGAAAACGAGGACCTGGGCCGGCCTGATCCTGAGCTGGAGCTTGCTCCGGAGGACATTGTGCCTGTTGCGAATGAAAGCGCGGGGCCGTCCGAAACGACGGATGGTTTTCTGTTGGACCAGTCCGATTTTATCGGTATGGACGGCACCCCGGACCCGCCATCCCTGTTTGACGGTCCCGTACCGGCGTCTGGCGGCAGCAAAACCGAAAATGATGGGCCCGCGCATATCATTGACCAGTCCGACCTGATCACTATGGAGGAAAAAGAGGACCATTCCTCCCTGCCCGGCGGGTTTGCCACCCGATCATTTGAGCCGGGTGATGTGATTTTCAGGGAAGGCGACCCCGGCGACGCGGCCTACCTTATTCTAAGCGGACTGGTAAAAATCACCCGGCAGCAAAAAAAAACGCGACTGGTGCTCAACCAGTTGGGCGCGGACCAGATTTTCGGAGAGATGGCAATGATTACCGGCGAGCCCAGGACAGCCACGGCAACCGCCCTGGAGCCTACCGAAGTCTTCGTGATTACAGAAGAGCGGTTGAACGAAAACTTAAGTCAACATCTGGCCATTGTAAAAAACCTGATTGACCAGTTGATTGAGCGGATGAAACAGTTGCTCCAGCACCAGTCAGCCATGATGGAAAAAATGGCCCGGTCCGCTGCCGGGGCAAAACGGATGGAAAAGCTCAAGGCCCTGGCCGCACAGTATGAAAAGACGGTGCCGCCGGAAAAGCTGGACAAGGGGCTAAAGGCTCTGCTGAAAATGGTTCAGGAGATCTGAAGCGGACATTTCATGACATATCCGGATTGAGGATCTTTTCCAGGATAATCTGGGTGATCAGGTAGGTGGGCTTGATGCCCTCTTTCCCCATGCTTCCCGAGGCCAGGGTCTGGCCGCTTTCCAATGGATTGTCCGACGCGTAATAGGCGTACCGCACCTTGACGGTGCGCGGAATGTGCTCGCGAATCATGGCCGAGCCGATGGCCTTCTGGTAGTGGCTGCCCTCCATCTCAAGGCCCACGGCTTTCCATGAGGAAGACTGGAACCGCTGCAGCAGGTCCCTGTTCTGAAGGCTGGTGCCCACCACCGTGACCATGGGGCCCACGTCAACGGGAATATCGGATTTAAAGTCTTCCCGGGTCAAATCGTTTTCAAAAATATAGTTGCCGGAGGTGCCCTCCATGACATGGGCCGTGGCCAGCATGATGTCGCCTTTTTTGCCGTTGAGGGTACCGGCCTTGCCCATGACCGAGATGGACCGGATGTCGAACCGGACCTCGCGGCCCCTCTCCTCATAAGGTTCCAGCAGTTCGTCCATGGTTTCAAAGGCCTGAATGCCGAAGGCGTAATCCATTACAAAGATCACCGGGGCCCGGCCGTCCGGCCATTGGGTATTAAAGTGCAGATCCGGGTGAAAGGTCAGGTCGCCGATTTTGGCGGTGTCGATGATCTGGCAGTCGATATGGGTGCCGGACTGGTCGGGCAGCTCGTAAAACCCGCGGGACAGGGCAAACTCCCTGATCCTGGGGTTGTCGTCCCTTGATGCTGCAATGTGTTCGAACACGTTCATGCACTGGCGATCCGAAGATGTGCCGCACAGGGCCGCGTACCCGTAAATCAGGTTGCGAATGCTGTGCAGGTTGGCGCTGATAATGTGAAGGGGCCGTGTTTCAAAACCCAGTTCGATCAACCGGCGCTTGATGTCGCCGGCCCATTTGCGGCTGTAAATCTGGTTGCCCAGAATCTCCTGAAGCGACGGAGTAAAGGTGACCAGCAGTTCGTCTTCCTGGGATGACTGCTCCTCGGCCACCCTTCTGCCCAGGCTCAGCACGATGTTGAAAAAGACCAGCTTCCTGTCTGCCGTGGCATAGCGTTCCAGGTATTCATGTGTCTCCTTGGTTTCATGCATGGTTCGGCCCAGAATAATGCTGAGGTTCCACAGGGCCTTGTCCAGATCCGCCGGGGAAAGATCGCGATTTTCGGCAACCGTTGCTTCCAGCCGCTTCCACTCCAGAGTGATCTCCCCATTGCGGTCGTGCATTTGCCGGAAAAGTTTTTCCGCCTCGTTGTTTAAAAAAGTGATGTGGGTTAGAAGATCGTAGATTTCGCTGTAGCCACGGGTGATGACAAAACACATCTCCTTGTCACCGATGCGGTAGCAGGCCCGCCGTCGCTTGGGCGGCACAATCAACTCAAAGGAGGTGTCAACGAACTCCTCCTGGGCCGTGAGAATAATGCGGTTGCACACCTCCACGCCCATGGGCAGTCGGTCGAGCACATATTCCAGGCCTTTTAGTTCGATGATCCGGGGATCGGTCATGGAGCCGTAAATTTCCGGGCTCAGTATACGCAGCGCTTCGGTCAGGGTCCGGCCCGAATCGCCCAGGGGCTTGTAATAGCCCCGAAGGGCCAGGGCATCAATGATGGTTTTTATGGCCCGGACCGCGTTGCGGGCTTTTTGTGACTTGGTCAGGTTCTCCATGGTTGTCCCCGAAAAGGTTTATTTTTTTGAAGGTTCCTTGAATTCCAGTTCCAGAGGGTACAGTCTATCCCGCTGAAATGCAAGAAAGAGCAAAAACCGGTTTGCCCTATTTCGCCCCTTTTATCATACCGTAAAGCAACTTGATCTCCTGTTCCCAGATGGTGGCGTCTTTTGTCTCCAGGATCAGGGGCATGTTCTCAAACCGTCTGTCGTTCATGATCCGGCGAAACACGTCAAGCCCTAAGGCGCCCTGCCCCAGGCTCTGGTGTCGGTCCACCCGGGAGGCCAAACCTTTTATGGAGTCGTTCAGGTGAACGGCCCGCAGGTATTTAAGCCCCACCACCCGGTCAAAGGCCTTCAGTGTGGCCTCATAGGTGGACGCCGTGCGCAGGTCGTAGCCGGCGGCAAAGGTGTGGCAGGTGTCCAGGCACACGCCAACCCGGGTCTTGTCTTCTACCTGATCGATGACGCGGGCCAGGTGCTCGAACCGGTGGCCCAGGTTGGTGCCCTGGCCGGCGGTGTTTTCAATGACCGCGCACACGCTGGCTGTCCGGTCCAGGGCCATGTTGACGGATTCGGCGATACGGGAAAGACAGGCGTCTTCGGAAATTTTTCCCAGGTGGCTGCCGGGATGAAAATTTAAAAACTTCAGGCCCAGTTGCTCGCACCGCTTCATTTCATCAAAAAAGGCGGTTCGCGATTTTTTAAGGTTATCGGCCTCGGGGTGGCCCAGGTTTATAAGGTAGCTGTCGTGGGGCAGGATGTGATCCGGACGGTAGCCGTGGTCGGCGCAGTTGCGTTTGAACGCGGTAATACTCTCTTCTTTAAGAGGGGCGGCCCGCCACTGGCGCTGGTTTTTGGTAAACAGGGCAAAGGCCCTGGCCCTGATCCGGGCCGCGGCAAGGGGGGCGTTTTCAACTCCGCCCGCGGCACTGACGTGGGCGCCCACATATTTCACGGCATGGTCTCCTTTTCAAAAAAATGCTGCCCGCACATCTTAATTTATGTGGGCATCGACTTTCAACCGGGAAACACCGGCGCGGAATGAATGTTGACAATAGATTGTACAGCCGTATAGACTCCTCTGGCAGATACGGCAGGAACCGATTTTTCAAACCTTTACCGGGGGAAAACCACCATGACGCCTGTGCTCAACGCCTTTAAAATCGTATGGCTGTTCTTCTGGCTTATCTTCTTCACGCTGCTGCTCTTCATTCCGATAATTACGGCCGCCATGCTGGGGAAAACCGGCAACACAGCCTTTTCCATCACCCGGCTGTGGGCCATGGGCATTCTGGCGGTGACCGGCACGCGCACCACCGCGCGGGGAAAGGAAAACATCGACAAAAGTCGTTCTTATATTATCATCTCAAACCATCAGTCCCATTTCGATATTCTGGCCATTGTGGTACGGCTGGGCCTTCAGTACCGGTGGATCATCAAAAAGGAGATTCGCAAAGTCCCGCTGTTCGGCTACGCCCTTCATGCCTCCCGGAATATTTTTATCGACCGGTCCAACAGGCAAAGCGCCATTTCCTCCATCAATGACGGGGTGGACCGCCTGCCGCCGGGAGTGGGCGTGCTCTTTTTTGCCGAAGGCACCCGGTCTCCGGACGGCGCCATTCAGGAATTTAAAAAAGGGGGGTTTGTCACGGCGGTGGAAAAGGGGCTGCCCATTCTGCCGGTGACGGTCAACGGCAGCCGAAAGGTGCTGCCCAAGCACCGGCTGGTCTACCGGTCCGGCAAAATCGAGGTGGTTGTGGCAAAGCCTATTGAAACCACGGACTACACACCGGAAACCATCGACGCGCTGATCAAAAAAACCCGGGATACGATTATCTCCAATTTTGACCCGGGCTATCCGCGAAAAAGCGGATAAGAAGGGCGCAAAGGTGAGATCAGGGCGCCAGGTCCACGGCA includes these proteins:
- a CDS encoding 4Fe-4S binding protein, which codes for MADDIYQQLGERLNKNFMRLPLGEPVLAFLKKAFTPAQAEIGAAFPMGAHPLEDLAKALNRDPDELFAALDAMADEGLIFIHRDEAGQNHYSLPPFFPGIVEFQTMRGAENQREKEMAHAVKNMMDYLDEVGKELFEKPEVANKVLPAALRTLPVETQISTDPTVMPFEQVSAMIDGETSFAAVFCHCRQQAKLTGNPCKIENVPERTCFYFGAVADFMVERRFARRVSKEECLEILKQCEAAGLVHNINNYLGRSLVLCNCCSCCCDFLARMKKYRGLQSVARSNFVARVNPDNCTGCGTCVEHCQMEALTLDNDMVVLQESWCIGCGNCAGACPSEALVMVRHSTTKPIEFNFPFPGLGL
- a CDS encoding right-handed parallel beta-helix repeat-containing protein, encoding MKTLRTLLAVVWLSVVMAVLFTGSAFADVLYVDADATGKNNGASWENAYTFLDPALEAAVAGDEIWVAAGTYKPSAHPNIADDEMDPEEDARRYNHFSLKNNVALYGGFAGGEKTLDERDWEKNETILSGETDGQNSLHNCFHVFYHPERLHLNKTAVLDGFRVTGGFAYTSYTSDPKNHNSGGGMYNHASSPKITNCVFTMNHAYYGGAVCNQSSSPIFLKCTFYENIAIFWGGAMDNEEASPILDACIFERNVAGEMISDIPYIPMGSGGGLCNNENSSPRIINCIFTGNWAAYSGGGIANNKSSPQLVNCIFNHDRTRPFFIILPSYGPGGGAIANWMGSNPVFTNCTVGCSSEMFNFIGSSPTLVNCIFWSGITNDDDSTALISYSNIQGAFDDNGVWDDSFGVDKGGNIAEAPLFVQPPDPGPDEAWHTEDDDLGDLHLQADSPCVDAGDNEAPGLVSTDLDGNPRIVNRTVDMGAYESGAAAVAAGGGGGGGCFLSALQDG
- a CDS encoding heavy metal translocating P-type ATPase, with product MTEKTTTLAVTGMTCANCAANIERALNKKTAGVASASVNFATERVAVTYDPDVLSLEGIVAAIEKAGYGALPVTEGEEGDDREQAAREAAIALQTRHLVVGAIFTIPLFVLSMGRDFGLLGAWSHHPLMNWLFLALATPVQFYTGWDYYTGGLKSLKNRSANMDVLVAMGSSVAYFYSTALLIFPVLGDHVYFETAAVIITLIKLGKLLEVRTKGRTSGAIKKLIGLRPRTAIVLKNGVETPVDIGDVVVGDLVVVRPGERIPADGVVRDGRSSVDESMLTGEPIPVEKAPGNKVVGGTINNDGVLHFEATAVGSRTVLAQIIRVVQEAQAGRAPIQAMADRVAAVFVPAVIGIAFVTFGVWWATTGEFVPAMIRLVAVLVIACPCALGLATPTAIMAGTGRAAETGILFRRGEAIETSARLDTVVLDKTGTLTEGRPVVVDVLFNKTCCDTENRFLALAAAVETGSEHPVGKAVVSAARDRFLELPEMKDFQSVSGMGVSARVEGRNVKVGKPGWFEGLGMDLGGLKSDMEKLRSQGKTVMAVFIDDRPMGLIGVADRLKTESAGAVQQLKEMGMHVVMLTGDNRETAEKIAAQAGIDQVMADVKPEEKATAIADLQKKGSRVAMVGDGINDAPALAKADVGIAIGTGTDVAIETADIVLSSGNLEGVGRALSIGRQTLRTIRQNLFWAFGYNVILIPVAAGVLYPFESLPGLLRQLHPMLAALAMAASSISVVSNSLRLYKQRMRM
- a CDS encoding heavy-metal-associated domain-containing protein, giving the protein METTTLNIPNITCGHCVMTISRELGEIEGVARVQGDPEAKTITVDWAPPATLDGIRAVLKEINYPAA
- a CDS encoding Crp/Fnr family transcriptional regulator, whose protein sequence is MDDGRNEKNSEERLKMENEDLGRPDPELELAPEDIVPVANESAGPSETTDGFLLDQSDFIGMDGTPDPPSLFDGPVPASGGSKTENDGPAHIIDQSDLITMEEKEDHSSLPGGFATRSFEPGDVIFREGDPGDAAYLILSGLVKITRQQKKTRLVLNQLGADQIFGEMAMITGEPRTATATALEPTEVFVITEERLNENLSQHLAIVKNLIDQLIERMKQLLQHQSAMMEKMARSAAGAKRMEKLKALAAQYEKTVPPEKLDKGLKALLKMVQEI
- a CDS encoding DUF6909 family protein — protein: MENLTKSQKARNAVRAIKTIIDALALRGYYKPLGDSGRTLTEALRILSPEIYGSMTDPRIIELKGLEYVLDRLPMGVEVCNRIILTAQEEFVDTSFELIVPPKRRRACYRIGDKEMCFVITRGYSEIYDLLTHITFLNNEAEKLFRQMHDRNGEITLEWKRLEATVAENRDLSPADLDKALWNLSIILGRTMHETKETHEYLERYATADRKLVFFNIVLSLGRRVAEEQSSQEDELLVTFTPSLQEILGNQIYSRKWAGDIKRRLIELGFETRPLHIISANLHSIRNLIYGYAALCGTSSDRQCMNVFEHIAASRDDNPRIREFALSRGFYELPDQSGTHIDCQIIDTAKIGDLTFHPDLHFNTQWPDGRAPVIFVMDYAFGIQAFETMDELLEPYEERGREVRFDIRSISVMGKAGTLNGKKGDIMLATAHVMEGTSGNYIFENDLTREDFKSDIPVDVGPMVTVVGTSLQNRDLLQRFQSSSWKAVGLEMEGSHYQKAIGSAMIREHIPRTVKVRYAYYASDNPLESGQTLASGSMGKEGIKPTYLITQIILEKILNPDMS
- the nfo gene encoding deoxyribonuclease IV gives rise to the protein MKYVGAHVSAAGGVENAPLAAARIRARAFALFTKNQRQWRAAPLKEESITAFKRNCADHGYRPDHILPHDSYLINLGHPEADNLKKSRTAFFDEMKRCEQLGLKFLNFHPGSHLGKISEDACLSRIAESVNMALDRTASVCAVIENTAGQGTNLGHRFEHLARVIDQVEDKTRVGVCLDTCHTFAAGYDLRTASTYEATLKAFDRVVGLKYLRAVHLNDSIKGLASRVDRHQSLGQGALGLDVFRRIMNDRRFENMPLILETKDATIWEQEIKLLYGMIKGAK
- a CDS encoding lysophospholipid acyltransferase family protein encodes the protein MTPVLNAFKIVWLFFWLIFFTLLLFIPIITAAMLGKTGNTAFSITRLWAMGILAVTGTRTTARGKENIDKSRSYIIISNHQSHFDILAIVVRLGLQYRWIIKKEIRKVPLFGYALHASRNIFIDRSNRQSAISSINDGVDRLPPGVGVLFFAEGTRSPDGAIQEFKKGGFVTAVEKGLPILPVTVNGSRKVLPKHRLVYRSGKIEVVVAKPIETTDYTPETIDALIKKTRDTIISNFDPGYPRKSG